A stretch of Aedes aegypti strain LVP_AGWG chromosome 2, AaegL5.0 Primary Assembly, whole genome shotgun sequence DNA encodes these proteins:
- the LOC5570829 gene encoding TBC1 domain family member 19 isoform X2, whose protein sequence is MPEWAEAKREGRLAIEPATVAALEVALEAEQDTEQGSSASSSETSSPTKNQSGQVNGNQQLHMEELKDASIHHTALKLSEDIKAMKIYGSLYKMVQKLACSPEVDKDDMKHTLEAAIKANGLETEIRNVIYHLIRNSLKAETKPTVPSSDPLYYLRRAGIQWERRVRKSLNSMCSESKAQLQGQMRSATDREEILTKWDELSNYQIDLTNYRPVYAPKDLLDVLLSLKGPVKQDETDFLPKWEFSHISLPVKNLFELRVHFSELLRNDNNGGTTDWAVTCQKILKTRHAPLCQQALKKGITPPPLRGHLWAYVLGSQVEAHHAEHWDNLKQSVLTTESIVDKLVFKDVQLTATNDDRYFVFEDVLYQIMLCFSRDAEISQMIQTEFTNSAKVKQYEGPACGFVPFHGICMLAAPFCYLYDNPVSLYFTFRAFYVRYCHRLTTINTHPQGIVSLCLLFEKLLQTHEPQLWSHFRELQIQPIRVVFKWLMRAFSGHLPPEQLLILWDLILGYDSLEILSLLALIILSFRRESLMQVVTLENIEAILSDLSSVKVLPLIQLTLSRD, encoded by the exons ATGCCAGAGTGGGCGGAAGCTAAAAGGGAAGGCAGG CTTGCAATCGAACCAGCCACAGTAGCAGCACTGGAGGTAGCACTGGAAGCCGAGCAGGACACCGAGCAAGGCAGTTCAGCGTCGTCCAGCGAGACTTCGTCCCCTACCAAGAACCAATCCGGCCAGGTCAACGGCAACCAGCAATTGCACATGGAGGAATTAAAGGATGCCAGCATTCACCACACGGCCTTGAAGTTGTCCGAGGATATCAAAGCTATGAAAATCTACGGCAGTTTATATAAGATGGTGCAG AAGCTCGCGTGCTCACCTGAAGTAGACAAGGACGATATGAAGCATACCCTCGAGGCAGCCATCAAAGCGAACGGTCTGGAAACCGAAATTCGCAATGTTATCTATCATTTGATCAGAAATTCGCTCAAAGCAGAAACCAAACCCACGGTGCCGTCCAGTGACCCGTTATACTATCTGCGCCGGGCGGGTATTCAGTGGGAACGACGTGTACGTAAATCGCTCAACTCCATGTGCTCGGAATCAAAGGCCCAACTGCAAGGACAGATGCGTTCAGCTACGGACCGGGAAGAAATTCTAACAAAGTGGGACGAACTAAGCAACTATCAAATCGATCTGACCAACTATCGGCCGGTTTACGCTCCGAAAGATTTGCTCGATGTGCTTCTTTCCCTGAAGGGCCCCGTTAAACAGGATGAAACAGA ttttcttccaaagtggGAATTTTCGCACATTTCGCTTCCGGTGAAAAATCTCTTCGAGTTGCGAGTGCATTTTTCTGAGCTCTTGCGCAATGATAACAATGGAGGTACGACTGATTGGGCAGTCACGTGTCAGAAGATCCTGAAGACGCGTCATGCCCCTTTGTGCCAGCAAGCCCTGAAGAAGGGCATCACACCACCTCCGCTTCGAGGACATCTGTGGGCCTACGTGCTTGGCAGTCAGGTGGAAGCGCAT CACGCCGAGCATTGGGACAATTTGAAACAGTCGGTGCTAACGACGGAATCTATTGTTGATAAGCTAGTATTCAAGGATGTTCAATTGACGGCAACTAACGATGATCGGTATTTTGTATTCGAGGATGTGTTGTATCAG ATCATGTTGTGCTTCAGTCGTGATGCTGAAATTAGTCAAATGATTCAAACGGAGTTCACCAACTCAGCAAAGGTTAAGCAATACGAGGGCCCAGCTTGCGGATTCGTTCCATTTCATGGTATCTGCATGTTGGCAGCACCATTCTGCTACTTGTACGACAATCCCGTTTCGTTGTACTTTACGTTCCGCGCATTCTACGTTCGTTACTGCCATCGACTAACCACGATAAATACCCACCCACAGGGAATCGTCAGTTTGTGTCTGctgtttgaaaaacttttgcaGACACACGAACCCCAACTGTGGTCTCACTTTCGTGAATTGCAAATTCAACC CATTCGCGTGGTGTTCAAGTGGCTGATGCGTGCATTCAGCGGTCACCTTCCTCCGGAGCAGCTGCTCATTCTGTGGGATCTTATCTTGGGCTACGATAGTCTGGAAATTTTATCTCTTTTGGCGCTGATCATATTGAGCTTTCGTCGGGAAAGTCTGATGCAGGTTGTCACTCTGGAAAACATTGAAGCCATATTATCGGATTTGTCCTCGGTCAAGGTGCTACCTTTGATACAACTCACGTTGTCGCGAGACTGA
- the LOC5570829 gene encoding TBC1 domain family member 19 isoform X1, with protein MPEWAEAKREGRLAIEPATVAALEVALEAEQDTEQGSSASSSETSSPTKNQSGQVNGNQQLHMEELKDASIHHTALKLSEDIKAMKIYGSLYKMVQKLACSPEVDKDDMKHTLEAAIKANGLETEIRNVIYHLIRNSLKAETKPTVPSSDPLYYLRRAGIQWERRVRKSLNSMCSESKAQLQGQMRSATDREEILTKWDELSNYQIDLTNYRPVYAPKDLLDVLLSLKGPVKQDETEYRKYFRFSQQQIASKLKLIKSFFSFLPKWEFSHISLPVKNLFELRVHFSELLRNDNNGGTTDWAVTCQKILKTRHAPLCQQALKKGITPPPLRGHLWAYVLGSQVEAHHAEHWDNLKQSVLTTESIVDKLVFKDVQLTATNDDRYFVFEDVLYQIMLCFSRDAEISQMIQTEFTNSAKVKQYEGPACGFVPFHGICMLAAPFCYLYDNPVSLYFTFRAFYVRYCHRLTTINTHPQGIVSLCLLFEKLLQTHEPQLWSHFRELQIQPIRVVFKWLMRAFSGHLPPEQLLILWDLILGYDSLEILSLLALIILSFRRESLMQVVTLENIEAILSDLSSVKVLPLIQLTLSRD; from the exons ATGCCAGAGTGGGCGGAAGCTAAAAGGGAAGGCAGG CTTGCAATCGAACCAGCCACAGTAGCAGCACTGGAGGTAGCACTGGAAGCCGAGCAGGACACCGAGCAAGGCAGTTCAGCGTCGTCCAGCGAGACTTCGTCCCCTACCAAGAACCAATCCGGCCAGGTCAACGGCAACCAGCAATTGCACATGGAGGAATTAAAGGATGCCAGCATTCACCACACGGCCTTGAAGTTGTCCGAGGATATCAAAGCTATGAAAATCTACGGCAGTTTATATAAGATGGTGCAG AAGCTCGCGTGCTCACCTGAAGTAGACAAGGACGATATGAAGCATACCCTCGAGGCAGCCATCAAAGCGAACGGTCTGGAAACCGAAATTCGCAATGTTATCTATCATTTGATCAGAAATTCGCTCAAAGCAGAAACCAAACCCACGGTGCCGTCCAGTGACCCGTTATACTATCTGCGCCGGGCGGGTATTCAGTGGGAACGACGTGTACGTAAATCGCTCAACTCCATGTGCTCGGAATCAAAGGCCCAACTGCAAGGACAGATGCGTTCAGCTACGGACCGGGAAGAAATTCTAACAAAGTGGGACGAACTAAGCAACTATCAAATCGATCTGACCAACTATCGGCCGGTTTACGCTCCGAAAGATTTGCTCGATGTGCTTCTTTCCCTGAAGGGCCCCGTTAAACAGGATGAAACAGAGTACAGAAAATACTTCCGCTTCTCTCAACAACAAATTGCCAGCAAACTCAAACTTATCAAATCGTTTTtcagttttcttccaaagtggGAATTTTCGCACATTTCGCTTCCGGTGAAAAATCTCTTCGAGTTGCGAGTGCATTTTTCTGAGCTCTTGCGCAATGATAACAATGGAGGTACGACTGATTGGGCAGTCACGTGTCAGAAGATCCTGAAGACGCGTCATGCCCCTTTGTGCCAGCAAGCCCTGAAGAAGGGCATCACACCACCTCCGCTTCGAGGACATCTGTGGGCCTACGTGCTTGGCAGTCAGGTGGAAGCGCAT CACGCCGAGCATTGGGACAATTTGAAACAGTCGGTGCTAACGACGGAATCTATTGTTGATAAGCTAGTATTCAAGGATGTTCAATTGACGGCAACTAACGATGATCGGTATTTTGTATTCGAGGATGTGTTGTATCAG ATCATGTTGTGCTTCAGTCGTGATGCTGAAATTAGTCAAATGATTCAAACGGAGTTCACCAACTCAGCAAAGGTTAAGCAATACGAGGGCCCAGCTTGCGGATTCGTTCCATTTCATGGTATCTGCATGTTGGCAGCACCATTCTGCTACTTGTACGACAATCCCGTTTCGTTGTACTTTACGTTCCGCGCATTCTACGTTCGTTACTGCCATCGACTAACCACGATAAATACCCACCCACAGGGAATCGTCAGTTTGTGTCTGctgtttgaaaaacttttgcaGACACACGAACCCCAACTGTGGTCTCACTTTCGTGAATTGCAAATTCAACC CATTCGCGTGGTGTTCAAGTGGCTGATGCGTGCATTCAGCGGTCACCTTCCTCCGGAGCAGCTGCTCATTCTGTGGGATCTTATCTTGGGCTACGATAGTCTGGAAATTTTATCTCTTTTGGCGCTGATCATATTGAGCTTTCGTCGGGAAAGTCTGATGCAGGTTGTCACTCTGGAAAACATTGAAGCCATATTATCGGATTTGTCCTCGGTCAAGGTGCTACCTTTGATACAACTCACGTTGTCGCGAGACTGA